A segment of the Microbulbifer sp. THAF38 genome:
TGAAGCCAAACATGAAGAGCAGACAGAGGGAAAGAAAAAGCCTCTTACTTCAACGGAAGCTGCACGAATCTACGGCAGACCATCTTCATTTGTGCAGAAATTACCTTGGTATGAGTTCCAAACGGAATCACAGACTATTCTCCTCGATGATGGCAAATCAGTTGGTGCCGTTTTTGACATTGTGCCAATCGCCACCGAGGGGCGGTCATACAATTGGCTTCAGGATCGTCGAGATATTATTCAGGATGCCCTTCAGGACTGCTTTGAAGAGCTGTCAAATGGCCCCTGGATTATTCAGCAGTACACCTACGACGATGACAACATGGAGGAATACATCGAGAAGCTCCGTGCCTATCCGAAAGCGTATTGCAAAGATTCAAACTACACGAACGAATGGCTGGACATCATGGAAGCCCACCTGCGGGGGATCTGCAAAGAGGGCGGTCTTTTTGAGGATAAAGAAGTTCTCGATGCACCCTGGGGCGGAAAAATTCGCCGTATTAAGATGGTTATTTATCGCCGGCTTCCAGCGAAGTGGAAATCGTATGCTGGTATGACACCGGAAGAAGAGCTTAATGATGTAATCCAAAAGCTCGAAACCGCATTTAAAGATGCAGGCATTGCCTTGGTTCGCAACAACGGCAAGATGTTCTATGAGTGGATGTTAGGTTGGTTTAATCCTCGCCCCCTGCTTACCAAAGGTGATAAGCGTAAGTTCCGTGAATTGGCCAGCTATGTCAGTGAGGACGATTTACCTTACGGTGACGATCTCGCTGAAAGCTTGTTTTTCAATCTCCCGAAATCAGATGCCGACAATCAGACCTGGACTTTCGATGGTTTGCCTCATCGCTGTATTCGTGTGCATAAGCTTCGTCGTACACCAAAGATCGGTCAGATCTCGGGAGAGGTAGGTTCGGTCACGCCCGATGGTGCGTCTACAGGCAAAGCCAGTTGCATGATGGACAAGATGCCTCCGGGAACCATCATGGCTACAACCATCATTATTACTCCTCAAGACGAGGTCCAGAATCATATTAATCGCATCGATGGTAAGTCAAAGGGCGAATCCGTCGACGCAACGATGGCGCGTAAGGACTGTGATATTGCCAAGAACCTAATGGGCAATAAGCACAAGCTCTATCGTGGAATGATGTGTGTGTATATCCGTGGTGAAAACCTGAAGGATCTTCGTATGAAGTCCAATCAGGTAAGCACCATGTTGCTAACCAATCAGTTGGCCCCGGTACGCGAGGAAGACGAGTCCCTCGGCTTGGATGCCTACATCTACAACCTGCCAATGGTGTACGAACCGAAGATGGATCGTAACTATAAGGCCACTCGCCCAATATGGTCCCAGCACCTCGCAAACCTTTCATCGGTCTTTGGCCGACATCGCGGTACAGGCAATCCAGGTCAGACCATGTATAACCGTGGAGGTGAGCCGATTTCGTTTGACCCATTCCACGGAGAGGACCGGAAGAAAAACGGGCATGGTCTTATTCTTGGGCCTACAGGTGCGGGTAAGTCAGCATCTATTACCAACATGGCTTCTCAAGTCATGGCGTTGCTGCGGCCACGTTTATACATCGTTGAAGCCGGTAACTCCTTTGGTCTGTTGGCTGATTATTTTGCCGAAAAAGACATGACCGTTAATAAGGTGCAACTAA
Coding sequences within it:
- a CDS encoding conjugative transfer ATPase; this encodes MSFAQKLLEVFVPPKDDHKSAGNAPQPEAKHEEQTEGKKKPLTSTEAARIYGRPSSFVQKLPWYEFQTESQTILLDDGKSVGAVFDIVPIATEGRSYNWLQDRRDIIQDALQDCFEELSNGPWIIQQYTYDDDNMEEYIEKLRAYPKAYCKDSNYTNEWLDIMEAHLRGICKEGGLFEDKEVLDAPWGGKIRRIKMVIYRRLPAKWKSYAGMTPEEELNDVIQKLETAFKDAGIALVRNNGKMFYEWMLGWFNPRPLLTKGDKRKFRELASYVSEDDLPYGDDLAESLFFNLPKSDADNQTWTFDGLPHRCIRVHKLRRTPKIGQISGEVGSVTPDGASTGKASCMMDKMPPGTIMATTIIITPQDEVQNHINRIDGKSKGESVDATMARKDCDIAKNLMGNKHKLYRGMMCVYIRGENLKDLRMKSNQVSTMLLTNQLAPVREEDESLGLDAYIYNLPMVYEPKMDRNYKATRPIWSQHLANLSSVFGRHRGTGNPGQTMYNRGGEPISFDPFHGEDRKKNGHGLILGPTGAGKSASITNMASQVMALLRPRLYIVEAGNSFGLLADYFAEKDMTVNKVQLKPGAGVTLPPFVDADKLLDGDEEVLLGSRIVSDTSMITEDDLRAHIPEKIKIDDTYKSYNELTEFERKQVRDKAAMDVIAEMMMVEDSDSDDDGDEQRDIMGEMEIIATLMITGGEEEEAKKLSRADRRMIRDAILNGAKKASSEGRRTMTSDVADGFIMINKNENYPEHRRIRAFEMGESLRMFCDGFEGEVFNTDGEAWPDTDVTIVDLATFAREGYNAQLAIAYTSIMMRINNLAEKHQHDERPIVMLTDEGHIITTNPLLAPFVVKVVKMWRKLGAWWWVATQNMADFPSSAKKMLNMIEWWICLVMPQDEIEDIARFKNLSDEQKQLMLSAKKEPKKYTEGVVLSENMEALFRNVPPSLFLSLAGTEKDEKTERAKYMRQFGISEVEAAEYVGKMIDSYRGIADEPENPKPRRVRDKEKVLAQETLARLERERAALSAEQADIKVVEALRDDLLADEEQEVTS